One stretch of Terriglobales bacterium DNA includes these proteins:
- a CDS encoding tagatose 1,6-diphosphate aldolase, protein MKLTPGKLAGLKNVSTERGVIAAAAMDQRGSLKKALGPNAGDKELEDFKSAVSEILTPHASAILLDPEWGLPAAKKRAKNAGLLLAYEKTGYDKTGPGRLPDLLDHWSARRLKEAGADCVKILLYYTPFDPKNINDQKHAWVERIGDECRANDIPFFLEFVGYEEGADEKGLEFAKKKPEIVKASMAEFTKERYGVDVLKVEVPVNVKFVQGARNFKGPEAAYSKQEAMQHFRSAAAVASKPFIYLSAGVSNDEFNEALEIAAEAGVKFNGVLCGRATWKDGIPIFAEKGLQAFRDWLKSEGVKNINNVNKRLEKATPWFSIYEVPEPVGVR, encoded by the coding sequence GTGAAGCTTACGCCTGGAAAACTGGCCGGACTGAAAAATGTCTCCACCGAGCGCGGCGTGATTGCCGCCGCTGCCATGGACCAACGTGGTTCGCTGAAGAAAGCTCTCGGCCCTAACGCTGGTGATAAAGAACTGGAAGATTTCAAATCCGCGGTATCCGAGATTCTCACACCCCACGCCAGCGCCATCCTGCTTGATCCTGAGTGGGGTTTGCCTGCTGCCAAGAAGCGTGCCAAGAACGCCGGCCTGCTGCTGGCATATGAAAAAACCGGTTACGACAAGACCGGCCCGGGACGCCTGCCCGATCTGCTCGATCATTGGTCCGCGCGCCGCCTCAAGGAAGCCGGCGCTGATTGCGTCAAGATTTTGCTCTACTACACGCCCTTCGATCCCAAGAATATTAACGATCAGAAGCACGCCTGGGTGGAGCGCATCGGCGACGAGTGCCGCGCCAACGACATCCCCTTCTTCCTGGAATTCGTTGGCTACGAGGAAGGTGCCGACGAAAAGGGTTTGGAATTCGCCAAGAAGAAGCCGGAGATCGTCAAGGCCAGCATGGCGGAGTTCACTAAGGAACGCTACGGTGTGGACGTACTGAAGGTCGAAGTCCCCGTCAACGTCAAGTTCGTGCAAGGCGCTCGCAACTTTAAAGGACCGGAAGCAGCTTACAGCAAGCAGGAAGCCATGCAACACTTCCGCAGCGCTGCGGCGGTCGCCAGCAAGCCGTTCATTTATCTCTCGGCCGGCGTCAGCAATGACGAATTTAACGAGGCCCTGGAGATTGCCGCCGAAGCCGGAGTGAAATTCAACGGAGTGCTTTGCGGTCGCGCGACTTGGAAAGACGGTATCCCGATCTTCGCGGAAAAAGGCCTGCAGGCATTCCGCGATTGGCTCAAGTCGGAAGGCGTCAAGAACATTAATAACGTAAATAAGCGCCTGGAAAAAGCTACCCCATGGTTCTCGATTTATGAAGTGCCGGAACCAGTGGGCGTGCGCTAG
- a CDS encoding DUF4870 domain-containing protein, whose translation MAFCPSCGSQLAEGATVCPRCGQNTAQAPNPGTSTTGSAGGLTDNVAGMLAYITIIPAIIFLVLEPYNRNRFIRFHSWQNIFFHIAWIVICVALGVISSIPVLGWITVLLWPVVGLAGLAIWIVLLLKAYQGQMFKLPVIGDLAEKQAGA comes from the coding sequence ATGGCGTTCTGTCCATCCTGTGGGTCGCAGTTGGCGGAGGGGGCGACGGTCTGCCCGCGTTGTGGTCAGAACACAGCACAGGCACCGAATCCGGGGACCAGCACTACTGGAAGCGCGGGTGGCTTGACGGACAATGTGGCGGGCATGCTCGCATATATAACCATAATTCCAGCGATCATCTTCCTGGTATTGGAGCCCTATAACCGGAATCGTTTTATTCGCTTTCATTCCTGGCAGAACATCTTCTTTCACATTGCCTGGATTGTGATCTGCGTGGCGCTGGGCGTGATCTCTTCGATCCCGGTGCTGGGCTGGATCACGGTTCTGTTGTGGCCAGTGGTTGGGCTAGCCGGTCTGGCAATTTGGATTGTGCTTCTGCTGAAGGCCTACCAGGGACAGATGTTCAAGCTGCCGGTAATTGGTGATCTAGCCGAGAAGCAGGCTGGGGCGTAG
- a CDS encoding VTT domain-containing protein — translation MHIPLPTLIVAVQWTRILRSWGGVGLVPLGIADSSLIPTFGSLDVLTVLLSAKHRDLWLYYAAMSTIGSLLGAYLTYRLGHKAGASFLDRKLGHKRSEQVRRLIDRWGLGGILVPTIAPPPFPTTPFFAAAGAFNYPLRNYLSAVAVGRIVRYGTLAFVGAHYGRHILRFLRHPQRYLMPSILVTVVIAVVIVALVLFWRSAQEHTEAASESVMQSNPPRQS, via the coding sequence ATGCATATTCCTCTGCCGACACTGATCGTAGCCGTGCAATGGACCCGCATCCTTCGCAGCTGGGGCGGAGTGGGCCTGGTCCCCCTGGGCATCGCCGACAGCTCGCTGATTCCCACATTTGGCAGTCTGGATGTGCTGACCGTTCTGTTGTCCGCCAAGCACCGCGATCTCTGGCTCTATTACGCGGCGATGAGCACCATCGGCTCTCTGCTCGGCGCCTACCTCACCTACCGCCTTGGACATAAGGCGGGCGCTTCGTTTCTGGATCGCAAGCTGGGACATAAACGGTCGGAGCAGGTCCGCCGGCTGATCGACCGCTGGGGACTCGGTGGCATTCTAGTGCCCACCATCGCGCCCCCGCCATTCCCGACAACTCCCTTTTTTGCGGCTGCGGGCGCCTTCAACTATCCTCTGCGTAACTATCTCTCCGCAGTGGCCGTCGGCAGGATCGTGCGCTATGGCACTTTGGCGTTTGTAGGCGCGCACTACGGCAGGCACATTCTGCGCTTTCTGCGTCACCCGCAGCGCTATCTGATGCCATCTATTCTGGTGACTGTCGTGATTGCCGTGGTGATCGTGGCTCTGGTGCTTTTCTGGCGGTCAGCCCAAGAACACACTGAAGCCGCCTCCGAATCGGTGATGCAGAGCAATCCGCCACGGCAAAGCTGA
- the rph gene encoding ribonuclease PH: MYYRSDNRTTEQMRPVNIVPDFIPTAEGSVLIEVGNTRVICTASVEEAVPAWLRNSNKGWITSEYGMIPRSTLTRSPRESARGKLSGRTQEIQRLIGRSLRAVTDLKRLGERTIWIDCDVIQADGGTRTASITGSFIALALALQKLVEAGTLTAAPIRDYVAAISVGIVDGEILLDLCYEEDSRAEVDMNFVMTSGKRLVEIQATAEQVPFDEASLQRMMQMARAGVEQLIAKQQAILGTLMLLQ, translated from the coding sequence ATGTACTATCGCTCCGATAACCGCACCACTGAGCAGATGCGCCCGGTCAACATCGTGCCTGATTTCATCCCCACGGCCGAGGGCTCTGTGCTCATCGAGGTCGGCAATACCCGCGTGATCTGCACCGCTTCGGTCGAGGAAGCAGTGCCTGCCTGGCTGCGAAACAGCAACAAGGGCTGGATCACCAGCGAGTACGGCATGATTCCGCGCTCCACCCTGACTCGCTCGCCGCGCGAATCTGCGCGCGGAAAACTTTCCGGCCGCACCCAGGAAATTCAGCGCCTGATTGGCCGTTCCCTGCGGGCGGTCACCGATTTGAAGCGCCTGGGGGAGCGCACAATATGGATTGATTGCGACGTCATCCAGGCCGACGGTGGCACGCGAACCGCCTCCATTACCGGATCTTTTATCGCGCTCGCCCTGGCGCTGCAGAAGCTGGTCGAAGCCGGCACTCTAACCGCAGCGCCAATCCGCGATTACGTGGCTGCCATCAGCGTTGGCATCGTGGATGGAGAAATCCTGTTGGACCTCTGCTACGAGGAAGACTCCCGCGCCGAAGTGGACATGAACTTCGTCATGACCAGTGGAAAGAGACTCGTCGAAATCCAGGCGACTGCTGAGCAGGTGCCTTTCGACGAAGCCAGCTTGCAGCGCATGATGCAAATGGCTCGGGCCGGGGTGGAACAGCTCATCGCCAAGCAGCAAGCGATCCTGGGCACTTTGATGTTACTGCAATAG